The genomic stretch GGCTCCCTCCCGCGCCTCCTGCTCGGCGGAACGGGCGACGTGGTGCGCGTCCTGGGAGTGGCGGCCACTGTTGCGGGCGACGGCATACACCCACAGGTCCCGCAGGTGATGGCGGGCCGCCTCTCCTGTAGGGCTTTCCAGGATCGCCAGCAGGGCCGCCAATTCCAGATCGCTGTACAGCCGCGCTGCCGCACCCCCCGGCACCAGCCGCAATCCCGCCAGGATCGCCTCGGTCTCGGCCTCCAGCGACGTGCCGCCGGGACGCGCGCCGCTCGATTGCCGCACCTGCCGCGTCTCGGGCTGCACGGCCCGCGCCGCCCAGCCGGAAAAGGTCTGACGGCGCTCATGCCGGGTGCTGCCGTCAGTGTAGACGTGCCAGGTGTCGGCGTCGTCGGGCCGCGTGACTCTTGCTGGGCGCGTTTCGTCTGTCATCAGGCCCTCCTTCCAGAGTTGTAGCGCCGGTCCCTGTGACGTTTCAGGGAAAGAGGCTAAGGCAGGGCCACCGGGTGCGCTCCGCTCTGCTCCCCCTGCACCCAGTACGATGCCCGACATGCCCCACCCCCTCCTGCTCGGCCACCGCGGCTCGCCTCGGCAGCACCGCGAGAACACCCTGCCCAGTTTTCAAGCGGCCCTGGATTCAGGCCTGGACGGCGTGGAGCTCGACGTGCGGCGCCTCGCGGACGGCACCCTGGTTGTCCATCACGACGAGCGGCTGTTCGACGGGCGTCACCTGGCCGAGCTTACCCTCCGGCAACTCGCCCCCCACCCCGTGCCGACGCTGGAGGAGGTTTTCGGCTGGGCGGTGGACACGGGCGCGTATCTCAACGTCGAACTCAAGTACGAGTCGGTGCGGCCCGACGACCGGGTGGCGCGCACCGCCGAAGGATTGAGGCGTCACGGGCTGGTGGGGTCCACCGTCGTGTCGAGCTTCAACCCACTCTTTCTGGCTGCCCTGCGGAACGTGGCCCCCGAGATTGAGCGCGGGCTGCTCTTCGACCGGTGGCCGGGAGTGATGCCGTTCCTCGCCGCCGGGCTTGGTGTGGCGGCCCTCCACCCGCACCACTCCCTCGTGACCCCGGGGCTGATGGACCTGGCCCGGCGCCGGGGCTGGCGCGTCAATGTCTGGACGGTGAACGACGTGGACCTGGCGCGGCGCCTGATCAGGCTGGGCGAGGCCGGGTTGATCGGGGACGTGCCGGAGGTCCTGCTTGCAGCCCGCTGAAGCGGTGTTATGCTGGCGCAAGAACACCAATCTGGAACCGTTTGGGACGTGACGCCGGAGCTCTCCGCGCCACGTGACGAACGCCTGACCTCGCCCCCGTACGCTCGGACCTTGGGAGGACTCATGAAACGACTCATGCTCACGCTCGCCCTGACTGCCACCGCCTCGGCCCAGACCGTCACGGTGGATTTCTGGCACTCGTTCGGCGACGCCAAGCGCGCGGGCTGGATTCAGGCCCGCGCCGACGAGTACAACAAGGCCCACCCCGGGGTGAAGGTCGTGCCCGCGTACAAGGGGGGCTACAATGATTCCCTCCAGGCGACCATCCTGGCCGCGCGTCAGGGCAAGCCGCCCGCCCTGGTCCAGATCTTCGAGGTCGGCAGTCAGCTCGCGCTGGACTCGGGAGCCTTCCAGCCGGTGAGCGGGATCAAGGCGGTGGACTTCAGCGACTACATCAAACCGGTGATCAACTACTACACCATTGGCGGGAAGGTGAACTCGCTGCCCTTCAACTCGTCGAGCCCGGTGCTGTACTTCAACAAGAACCTGATGCAGAAGGCGGGGCTGGACCCCAAGCGGCCCCCCACGACGTATGGCGCGCTGCTCAAGGCCTGCGAGAAGATCAAGGCGGCGGGCCTCGACGCCAAGTGCATGACCGCGGCGGTGTACGGCTGGTTCGTGGAGCAGTGGATGAGCGAGCAGGGCGCCCTCCTGGTGAACAACGGCAACGGGCGTCAGGGCCGCGCGACCGCGAGCAACCTGGACAGCGCCGCCGCCCGCCGCATCTTCCAGTTCTTCAAGGACGTGAATGACAAGGGCTACTACACGTACACGGGCAAGCTGGCAGACACCGACGGCAGCAACGCGATCTTTAACAACCAGAAGGCGGTGTTTAACCTCAACTCGACCGCCGATATCGGCAACGTGAATGACGCGGCGAAGAAGGCGGGGTTCGGGCTGGGGATCGGCGTGCTGCCCATCCCGGACGGGGTCAAGCGCAACGGCGTGGTGATTGGCGGGGCCAGCCTGTGGATCGCCAAGAACATCAGCAAGCCGCAGGCGGAGGCCGCCCTCGACTTCGCGCTGTACATGACGAACACGAAGAACATGGCCGACTGGCATAAGCTGACGGGCTACTACCCGGTCCGCACCTCCTCCATCGCGCTGCTGCGCCGCCAGGGCTGGTTCACCCAGACGCCGCTGCAACTCGTGGCCTTTAACCAGTTGCTGGCGACCACCCCCAACGTCGCCTCAGCGGGGGCGCTGAACGGCACGGCGATCCAGACGCGCCAGATCATCGAACAGGGCATCCAGAAGGTGCTGGGCGGGCAGAGCGTGGACGCCGCGCTGAAGGACACCAAGGCGCAGGTGGACGCCGCTCTGCGCGAGTACAACCAGAACTTCCGCTGAAGCCCGCCCGCGTGGCGCGCGCCCCGGAAGGCCGGGTGTGCGCCGCGCGGCTTTCCTTTTCCTGCCCGGAGGATCCATGACCGTCATTCCCACCGCGCCCACGGAGGCCGCCCCCGCCGCCCGGGAGACCACCGCGGCCCCCGCCTTCCGCGGCCGCCTGCTCCCGTGGCTCTTTCTCGCGCCCACCCTGCTTGTCCTCGCCGTCTTCCTGTACCTGCCCGCCGCGCAGACCCTCTCGCTCAGCACCTACCGCAGCAACATCGTCCTGGGCACCCGGCAGTTCGTGGGCCTCTCCAACTTCGCCGAGCTGTTGAGCAGCCCCGCCTACCGCCAGGTCGCCGGACAGACCCTGGCCTTCGTGGCGCTCGTCGTCGTGCTGGGGTTGGGTCTGGGGTTGGGGCTCGCGTGGCTGGCGAGCCGACCTATTCGCGGGGGGCGCATCTACCGGCTGCTGCTGATCTTCCCGTACGCGCTGTCCCCGGCGGTCGCGGGAACGTTGTGGCTCTTCCTGTTCAACCCCGAGGTTGGGGCCGTGAACCAGCTCCTCGGCTCGCTCTTCGGCGTGCGGCCCCGCTGGCTGGACGACCCCACCCTCGCCTTCGGGCTGGTGACCGCCGCCGCTGTGTGGAAGGGCCTGGGATACAACGTGGTCTTCTACCTCGCCGCGCTGACCAACCTGCCCAAGGAAGTGCTCGAAGCCGCCGAGATCGACGGGGCGAACGGCTGGCAGAGCTTCTGGCGGGTGGTCGTGCCGCTGCTCTCGCCCATGACCTTTTTCCTGCTCTTCACCAACGTCGTGTACGCGCTGTTTGACTCCTTCGGGCTGGTGGACATCCTGACGCGTGGCGGGCCGGTCGAGGGGCAGGCGGGCGTGACGACCTTTCTGGTGTACCAGCTCTACGAGGACGCCTTCCGCAACTTCCGCACCGGCATCGCGGCGGCCGAGGCGGTGCTGATGCTGCTGCTCGTCGGCGTGATCACCCTGCTCCAGTTCCGCTTCGGCAGCCGGAGGGTCCACTATGGCGCTTGACCGGCTGGAGGTCCGGCGCGCGGCCCCGTCGGTGAGCGGGCGCAGGCGCCTCTCGCACGCCCTGACGCACGCCGCGCTCATCGTGGCGGTGTTTCTCGTCGCGGTGCCGCTGCTCTTCGCGCTCGTCAAGGCGACGCAGCCCAGCGATCAGGTCATCACGCCCAACCTGCTCCCCGGCGGGGCGTTCTTCAGCAACTTGGGGCGGGTATGGACCGAGGCGAACCTGGGGCGGTACATGCTCAACTCGCTCATCGTGACGGTCGCGGTGGTCGTGGGCAAGACGATCCTCTCCGTCCTCGCCGCGCTCGCCTTCGTCTATTTCCGCTTCCCGCTGCGCTCGCTCTCCTTCGCCCTGGTGCTGTTCACCCTGATGCTGCCGACCGAACTGCTCATCGTGGCGCTGTTCGATCTCGTGTCCACGCGGCTGGGGTGGGCGAACTCGTACCTGGCGATCATCGTGCCATTCCTGGCCTCGGCGACGGGGACCTTCCTCTTCCGGCAGCACTTCATGAATATTCCAACTTCTCTGGCAGACGCGGCGCGGATTGACGGCTGCGGGCCGCTGCTCTTCCTGCGCCACGTGCTGCTGCCGCTGAGCCTGAACACCATCGGGGCGCTCGCCGTGATCCAGTTCGTGTACGTGTGGGACCAGTACCTCTGGCCCCTCGTGATCATGCAGAGTGATGAGCGGCAGGTCGTGCAGGTGGGCCTGCGGAAGCTGATCGACGTGGGCGGGCAGACCGACTGGGGCGCGGTGATGGCGGGCGCCATCGTGACCCTGCTGCCGCCGTTGCTGGTCTTCACGGTGTTGCAGGAGCAGTTCAGCAAGGGCTTCGCGCTCGGGCAGGACAAGTGACCCCGGCCTTCCCTGAAGTCCTCATCCTTCCCGCTATGATGCGCGGGTGATTCCGGGCGGCCTGCCAACCCACCGCTTTCCCGTGCTGGAAGCCCGCTTCGGGCCGCTGACGCCGATGGACGCGGGGATGCAGAGCCGGGTCTACGCGGCGGCGGGCGGCGACGTGGTCGTGAAGGTGTACCGCAACCACCAGGGGCACCACCGCCTGGAGGCGGGGAACATGCGCCGCGCCGATCTCGGCGACTGGGTAGTGGACACCGTGGAGGCTGACGGCGTGGAGGCCCTGATCATGCGCCGCTTTCCGGGCCGCCCCCTGCGCGCCGCCGACGTGCCCGAGGCCCTGCCCCGCCTCCGTGAAATCCTGGAGGTCCTCCACCGCGAGCAACAGGGCCGGGTGGACCTGCGAAGGCTCAGAGAGAGACTCCGGCGTTTTCGCAGTTCCCTTGCGGCCTACCCGCTCGACGACCTCTTCGACGCGGTCGAGCTGCCGCTGGAACGGGGCCTGCTCGACCAGCCCGCCGCCTTCTGCCACCTCGACCTATGGCACGACAACATCCTGATCGCGCCGGGCGGCGACGTACTGGTGATCGACTGGACGAAGGCGGGCTGGGACGACCCGTTGCGAGACGTGGCGCTCTTGAAAACCGGTACGCTCGATCTGCTCAACCCGGACGCCAGCCTGGACGCCGCCCTGACCTTCCTGCCCGACCAAAGCCCGGAGACGGTGACGCGGCTGCGCGCCTACCTGGCCCATACCTACCTGCACGACCTGTACTGGTTCCTGATGAACGAGCCGTATGAGTTCGACCGCCAGCAGCGGCTGAAATTGCCCCGCGCCCGGCATGTGCTGGCGCGTCTGCCGGGGTAGGCGGCGGGACAGCAGTATGGAGATTCCCCAAACGTTCCGTGACCCTTTTCTCCACCTGACTGTCATCTGACTCAGCCGTAGGGCGGCTTATGCTCCCTCCATGACCCAGAACGACGGACAGAACGACCAGGCCGCCGCCCAGATCGACGACCGTCTCATGCAGGACCTTCGTCAGCGCCTGGAGAGCGAGGGCGATCACATGCAGGTCAAGGACGTGAACGGCGAGTACGTCGGCACGGTGGACCATATTGAGGGCGATCAGCTCAAGCTGACCCGCAGCGGCAGCCACGACGGCCAGCACCACTACGTCCCCCTCTCGCAGGTGCGGGGCATGGACGATGTGGCGGTGTACCTGAGTATCCCGCACAGCGACGTGCAGTAAAGCGGCGGGGCGGAAGGGGCGGTGGGGGAAACCTCGCCGCCCTGTTCGGCGTTTGGCCTAACTGCCCTGGCCGATGTGCTTTCCGCCCGGGTCTGGAAGGCTTTGCCCATGTCGCCGACCGTGTGCTTCTACCGCACCGCCCATCCCTTCTCGAACTTTCACCCCAGCGAGTTCACCGAGAACGGGGTGATCTACCACTGGGTCGAGCAGTACCTGATGGCGCGCAAGGCCCGGCTCTTCGGGGACCGGGAGAGGTTCGCCGCCATCCTGTCGGCCCGCACCCCCGCCGAGTGCAAGGCGCTGGGCCGCCAGGTCACCCCCTATGACGACGCTGTCTGGACCCGCGAACGGTACGCCGCCGCGCTCGACCTGCTACGGCTCAAGTTCGGGCAGAACGCCGCGTTGCGGGAGGCCCTGTCGCCACGGGGAACGCGCCTCTCGTCGAGGCGTCGCCCACCGACCGCATCTGGGGCATTGGCTTTTCGGAGAAGGAGGCAGAGGCTCATCGCCACGCCTGGGGCGAGAACCTGCTGGGCCGCGTCCTGATGGAGGTGCGGGCGGAGTTGCGCGGGTAAGCCGATTTTGGAACCGTTCCCACCGTCATCGTATGCTGTGCCCGTGCTGAAGACCGATCTGGCGGCGCGGCTGCGGGGCGCCTTCGACGACGACCGCGACGCCGACACCTTCCTGCTGCGACTGGAACGTTACGGCGACGACCTCTTGCAGAGCCTGCGCGCCGTGTACGGTGAGGAGGCGGACGCGCTGCTGGAGCGCCTGCTGGAGGTGATGCTCCACGCCTTCCACGCCCGCCCGGCCGACCTACGCAGGCTGGACGAGGCCCGGCTCCTGCGCCCCGACTGGCTCCAGGCCCCCGAGATGGTGGGCTACGTTGCCTACACGGACCGCTTCGCCGGGACGCTGAAGGGCGTGGGGGAGCGTCTGGACTACCTGGAGGGCCTGGGCGTGGGCTACCTCCACCTGATGCCCCTCCTGAGGCCCCGCGAGGGCGAGAACGACGGCGGCTACGCGGTCGCCGACTACCGCTCCGTGCGCCCGGACCTGGGCACGATGGACGACCTCTCGGCCCTCGCCCGGGGGTTGCGGGGCCGGGGCATCAGCTTGGTCCTCGACCTCGTCCTCAACCACGTGGCGCGCGAACACGAGTGGGGGCAGAAGGCGCGGGCCGGTGACGCCAAGTACCGTGCCTACTTCCACATCTTCCCCGACCGCGCGGCGCCCGACGCCTTTGAAGTGACCCTCCCTGAGGTCTTCCCCGACTTCGCGCCCGGCAACTTCACCTGGGATGACGAGGCGGGGGGCTGGGTCTGGACCACCTTCAACTCCTACCAGTGGGACCTGAACTGGGCGAACCCGGACGTGTTCCTGGAGTTCGTGGACATCATCCTGCACCTTGCCAACCGGGGGGTGGAGGTGTTCCGGCTGGACGCCATCGCCTTTATCTGGAAGCGCCTGGGCACGACCAGCCAGAACCAGCCGGAGGTTCATCTGCTCACCCGGGCGCTGAGGGCCGCCGCCCGGATCGTGGCCCCCGCCGTCGCCTTCAAGGCCGAGGCCATCGTGGCGCCCGCCGACCTGATCCACTATCTGGGGCGAGGCGTTCACTACGGCAAGGTCAGCGATATGGCCTACCACAACAGCCTGATGGTGCAGCTCTGGTCCAGCCTCGCGAGCCGCAACACCCGGCTGTTCGAGGAGGCCCTGCGTGCCTTTCCCCCCAAGCCCACGAGCACGACCTGGGGCGTCTACGTCCGCTGCCACGACGACATCGGCTGGGCAATCTCCGACGAGGATGCGGCCCGGGCGGGGCTGAGTGGGCCCGGCCACCGGCACTTCCTGAGCGACTTCTACAGCGGTGAGTTCCCGGGCTCCTTCGCCCGCGGGCTGGTCTTCCAGTACAACCCGGAAACGGGTGACCGGCGCATCAGCGGCTCTGCGGCGAGCCTGGCGGGGCTGGAGGAGGCGCTGGAGACCGGCGACCCGGGCCGCATCGACGACGCCGTGCGAAGGCTGCTGCTCCTCCACGCCGTCATCCTGGGTTTCGGGGGCATGCCGCTGCTGTACATGGGCGATGAACTCGCGCTGCTCAACGACTACGCCTTCGAGGATGTGCCCGAACACGCCCCCGACAACCGCTGGGTCCATCGCCCCCGCATGGACTGGGCGCTGGCCCAGGCGGTGCGGGCTGAGGAGGAGGGGGGAACGCCCCACACCCCCGCCGCGCGGGTGAACGCCGGGCTGCGCCACCTGCTGCGGGTGCGTCAGGAGGCCCCCCACCTCCACGCCAGCATCGAGAGCCACGTGCTGCCCAGCCCCGACGGGCGCGTGCTGCTGCTGCGCCGCGAGCATCCCCTGGGGACGCTGGTGCAGGCGTACAACTTCAGCGAGGACACGGTCATGCTGCCGAGCTACGTGCTGCGCGAAGTGCTGGGTGATCACGCCCAGGACCGCCTGAGCGGCAGCGTCTTCTCCCTCGACCGCCCTACCGTGCGGCTGGACCCTTACCGGGCGCTGTGGCTGACCACCTCCGAGGTGCCGGTGTGACCCGCCCACGCCGTGCCCGTATCTCGACCGAGGCGCTCCTGAACGCCGCCCGCCGCGCCGCCGAACGCCTGACCCAGCTCAGCCGCGACCCCGAGGTGCGCCGCGAGGCCGCGAACGTCGCCCGGGCTGTCACCCGGTTACTCAACGCCATCCGCCGGGCGGGCCGGGAGAGGCCGCCGGAGTAAGGCGGTTCCCCGGCGCGAAGGGAGCTGTTCGCGCTGCCGGTAGCCTGGTTCCGTTCGGCTCTGGGTGAGCATTGACCCTCCCCGCCTCTCCCCTGTATAGTCTCCTCTTGGTCAAGTGGGGCAGGGCGACCAACAGCCTCTTGAGGGCGGCCCGCACCCCGGACAGGAGCCTTCTCAGGAAGTGCGACTGGGCCAAGGAGCAGACATGCCGAAGATGAAGACGAAGAAGAGCATGACCCGCCGGGTGAAGGTCACGGGCACCGGCAAGGTCATGGCGTTCAAGAGTGGCAAGCGCCACCAGAACACTGGCAAGAGCGGCGACGAGATTCGCGGCAAGGGCAAGGGCTTTGTGCTCGCCAAGAGCGAGTGGGCCCGCATGAAGCTCGGGCTGCTGGCGAAGGGAAAGTGATCTAGATGCCGCGCGTCAAGACCGGGACCGTCCGCCGCCGCCGCCACAAGAAGGTGCTCAAGCGCGCCAAGGGCTTCTGGGGCAGCCGCTCCAAGCAGTACCGCAACGCCTTCCAGACGCTGCTCAACGCCGCGACCTACGAGTACCGCGACCGCCGCAACAAGAAGCGCGACTTCCGCCGCCTGTGGATTCAGCGCATCAACGCGGGCGCCCGCCTGCATGGGATGAACTACTCCACCTTCATCAACGGCCTCAAGCGCGCCGGGGTGGACCTCAACCGCAAGGTGCTCGCCGACATCGCCGCCCGCGAGCCCGAGGCTTTCCAGGTGCTGGTGAACACCGCCAAGGGTGCCCGCAACCAGTAAGCGAAGGATGAAGAAAAACCGCCCCCCACCGTGGGGGCGGTTTTTTGTGACCGTGGGCGAGGAGGGAGGAAAGGAAATTGCGGGCGGCTGAGCGTTTTCCCGCTACCGATGAGTTGTCTCCGTCGCTTACGCTGTACCCCATGAGCGTGATCCTGGGCATCGACATTGGCGGGAGCGGCATCAAGGGAGCGCCG from Deinococcus apachensis DSM 19763 encodes the following:
- a CDS encoding glycerophosphodiester phosphodiesterase family protein encodes the protein MPDMPHPLLLGHRGSPRQHRENTLPSFQAALDSGLDGVELDVRRLADGTLVVHHDERLFDGRHLAELTLRQLAPHPVPTLEEVFGWAVDTGAYLNVELKYESVRPDDRVARTAEGLRRHGLVGSTVVSSFNPLFLAALRNVAPEIERGLLFDRWPGVMPFLAAGLGVAALHPHHSLVTPGLMDLARRRGWRVNVWTVNDVDLARRLIRLGEAGLIGDVPEVLLAAR
- a CDS encoding ABC transporter substrate-binding protein, translating into MKRLMLTLALTATASAQTVTVDFWHSFGDAKRAGWIQARADEYNKAHPGVKVVPAYKGGYNDSLQATILAARQGKPPALVQIFEVGSQLALDSGAFQPVSGIKAVDFSDYIKPVINYYTIGGKVNSLPFNSSSPVLYFNKNLMQKAGLDPKRPPTTYGALLKACEKIKAAGLDAKCMTAAVYGWFVEQWMSEQGALLVNNGNGRQGRATASNLDSAAARRIFQFFKDVNDKGYYTYTGKLADTDGSNAIFNNQKAVFNLNSTADIGNVNDAAKKAGFGLGIGVLPIPDGVKRNGVVIGGASLWIAKNISKPQAEAALDFALYMTNTKNMADWHKLTGYYPVRTSSIALLRRQGWFTQTPLQLVAFNQLLATTPNVASAGALNGTAIQTRQIIEQGIQKVLGGQSVDAALKDTKAQVDAALREYNQNFR
- a CDS encoding carbohydrate ABC transporter permease: MTVIPTAPTEAAPAARETTAAPAFRGRLLPWLFLAPTLLVLAVFLYLPAAQTLSLSTYRSNIVLGTRQFVGLSNFAELLSSPAYRQVAGQTLAFVALVVVLGLGLGLGLAWLASRPIRGGRIYRLLLIFPYALSPAVAGTLWLFLFNPEVGAVNQLLGSLFGVRPRWLDDPTLAFGLVTAAAVWKGLGYNVVFYLAALTNLPKEVLEAAEIDGANGWQSFWRVVVPLLSPMTFFLLFTNVVYALFDSFGLVDILTRGGPVEGQAGVTTFLVYQLYEDAFRNFRTGIAAAEAVLMLLLVGVITLLQFRFGSRRVHYGA
- a CDS encoding carbohydrate ABC transporter permease, translating into MALDRLEVRRAAPSVSGRRRLSHALTHAALIVAVFLVAVPLLFALVKATQPSDQVITPNLLPGGAFFSNLGRVWTEANLGRYMLNSLIVTVAVVVGKTILSVLAALAFVYFRFPLRSLSFALVLFTLMLPTELLIVALFDLVSTRLGWANSYLAIIVPFLASATGTFLFRQHFMNIPTSLADAARIDGCGPLLFLRHVLLPLSLNTIGALAVIQFVYVWDQYLWPLVIMQSDERQVVQVGLRKLIDVGGQTDWGAVMAGAIVTLLPPLLVFTVLQEQFSKGFALGQDK
- a CDS encoding phosphotransferase, encoding MIPGGLPTHRFPVLEARFGPLTPMDAGMQSRVYAAAGGDVVVKVYRNHQGHHRLEAGNMRRADLGDWVVDTVEADGVEALIMRRFPGRPLRAADVPEALPRLREILEVLHREQQGRVDLRRLRERLRRFRSSLAAYPLDDLFDAVELPLERGLLDQPAAFCHLDLWHDNILIAPGGDVLVIDWTKAGWDDPLRDVALLKTGTLDLLNPDASLDAALTFLPDQSPETVTRLRAYLAHTYLHDLYWFLMNEPYEFDRQQRLKLPRARHVLARLPG
- a CDS encoding DUF2171 domain-containing protein, with amino-acid sequence MTQNDGQNDQAAAQIDDRLMQDLRQRLESEGDHMQVKDVNGEYVGTVDHIEGDQLKLTRSGSHDGQHHYVPLSQVRGMDDVAVYLSIPHSDVQ
- a CDS encoding amylosucrase, yielding MLKTDLAARLRGAFDDDRDADTFLLRLERYGDDLLQSLRAVYGEEADALLERLLEVMLHAFHARPADLRRLDEARLLRPDWLQAPEMVGYVAYTDRFAGTLKGVGERLDYLEGLGVGYLHLMPLLRPREGENDGGYAVADYRSVRPDLGTMDDLSALARGLRGRGISLVLDLVLNHVAREHEWGQKARAGDAKYRAYFHIFPDRAAPDAFEVTLPEVFPDFAPGNFTWDDEAGGWVWTTFNSYQWDLNWANPDVFLEFVDIILHLANRGVEVFRLDAIAFIWKRLGTTSQNQPEVHLLTRALRAAARIVAPAVAFKAEAIVAPADLIHYLGRGVHYGKVSDMAYHNSLMVQLWSSLASRNTRLFEEALRAFPPKPTSTTWGVYVRCHDDIGWAISDEDAARAGLSGPGHRHFLSDFYSGEFPGSFARGLVFQYNPETGDRRISGSAASLAGLEEALETGDPGRIDDAVRRLLLLHAVILGFGGMPLLYMGDELALLNDYAFEDVPEHAPDNRWVHRPRMDWALAQAVRAEEEGGTPHTPAARVNAGLRHLLRVRQEAPHLHASIESHVLPSPDGRVLLLRREHPLGTLVQAYNFSEDTVMLPSYVLREVLGDHAQDRLSGSVFSLDRPTVRLDPYRALWLTTSEVPV
- the rpmI gene encoding 50S ribosomal protein L35, translating into MPKMKTKKSMTRRVKVTGTGKVMAFKSGKRHQNTGKSGDEIRGKGKGFVLAKSEWARMKLGLLAKGK
- the rplT gene encoding 50S ribosomal protein L20, whose protein sequence is MPRVKTGTVRRRRHKKVLKRAKGFWGSRSKQYRNAFQTLLNAATYEYRDRRNKKRDFRRLWIQRINAGARLHGMNYSTFINGLKRAGVDLNRKVLADIAAREPEAFQVLVNTAKGARNQ